In one Musa acuminata AAA Group cultivar baxijiao chromosome BXJ2-5, Cavendish_Baxijiao_AAA, whole genome shotgun sequence genomic region, the following are encoded:
- the LOC135612821 gene encoding F-box/LRR-repeat protein At3g48880-like, which yields MADTKFIGKRWEEMETDVLVKIFKELNMIQLAPVSRVCRSWRLACSDPFIWNTLDLGLLQSNFIQTRASPYIWVDERSDKRLTRILRVAMALSRGNITSMIFHFNLYMKDDHLSYISEWSPHLRRLVMPAWNRITKVGICQAIRRWENLESLTMPSIAHPPYIMEEISRSCKNFSQLKVMGTFDMHFASAIATNLQKLKVLSLRCSIITKEALLYILNRMDNLEVLNISHCLLLEALATSGRKQVRSELDQSILQKASRIREFFHCQSSSCTTCKRMIEDEGLMRWYRYEDWFWRRDEVSTLDLGDYGKLFGKNCVNSLTA from the exons ATGGCAGACACCAAATTCATTGGCAAAAGATGGGAGGAAATGGAAACTGATGTCTTAGTGAAGATATTTAAGGAGTTGAACATGATCCAACTGGCTCCAGTTTCCCGAGTTTGCCGTTCATGGCGCTTGGCTTGTTCAGATCCGTTCATATGGAATACCCTTGATCTAGGGCTTCTGCAGTCCAACTTTATCCAGACAAGAGCATCACCATACATTTGGGTGGACGAAAGATCTGATAAGAGGCTGACTCGAATATTGCGGGTGGCTATGGCTCTTAGTCGTGGAAACATTACATCCATGATATTTCATTTTAATTTATACATGAAGGATGACCATCTTAGTTACATATCTGAATG GTCACCTCATCTTAGAAGACTAGTTATGCCTGCTTGGAACCGCATCACGAAAGTCGGAATATGCCAAGCTATCCGGAGATGGGAGAATCTAGAATCACTTACAATGCCCAGCATTGCCCATCCTCCATACATAATGGAGGAAATAAGCAGGAGCTGCAAAAATTTCTCACAACTCAAGGTTATGGGTACATTTGACATGCACTTTGCATCTGCCATTGCCACAAATCTTCAAAAGCTGAAAGTATTAAGTCTGCGGTGCTCGATAATTACGAAGGAAGCCTTGTTGTATATCTTGAATCGCATGGATAATCTGGAGGTGCTCAATATATCCCACTGCCTTCTGCTTGAAGCCCTCGCAACTTCTGGACGGAAGCAGGTTCGTTCCGAACTAGACCAGTCCATCCTTCAGAAAGCTTCACGGATACGAGAATTCTTTCATTGCCAAAGCAGCTCATGCACCACATGCAAGAGAATGATTGAAGACGAAGGTCTGATGAGATGGTATCGGTACGAGGACTGGTTCTGGCGTCGGGATGAAGTGAGCACCCTTGATCTCGGAGACTATGGAAAGTTGTTTGGCAAAAACTGTGTGAACAGCTTGACTGCATAG